A region of Limisphaerales bacterium DNA encodes the following proteins:
- a CDS encoding histidinol-phosphatase HisJ family protein, translating to MSLPADYHMHTPLCRHAKGEPIEYAARALELGLPEIGFSDHSPVEHDDQDNWRMLAGELDEYVAKVELARETYPALPIRLGLEVDFIPGHEAWIEEMAGRYNWDYFIGSVHYVSGKWDFDNPKYIAEWDNRGVDDVWAEYFERLTAAAASGLFQIIGHPDLPKKFGHRPTHDCTDLFQEFLDACKSTDTCIELNTAGLRKDCAEIYPSLDFLKLARAADIQITFGADAHAPHEVGMNLEDAMELARTAGFDECCRFVGREKSVVEI from the coding sequence ATGTCGTTGCCGGCTGATTATCATATGCACACACCCTTGTGCCGCCACGCGAAGGGGGAACCCATCGAGTACGCGGCGCGCGCGCTGGAATTGGGATTGCCGGAGATTGGCTTTAGCGATCACTCGCCAGTGGAGCACGATGATCAGGATAACTGGCGGATGCTCGCCGGTGAACTGGATGAATACGTCGCCAAAGTGGAACTCGCCCGCGAGACCTACCCTGCTCTGCCCATTCGGCTGGGGTTGGAAGTCGATTTCATCCCGGGCCACGAGGCGTGGATTGAGGAAATGGCGGGCCGCTACAATTGGGATTATTTTATTGGCTCCGTCCATTACGTCTCCGGCAAATGGGATTTTGATAATCCGAAGTACATCGCCGAGTGGGACAACCGCGGCGTCGACGATGTGTGGGCGGAATACTTCGAGCGCCTCACGGCGGCGGCTGCATCGGGGTTGTTCCAAATCATTGGCCATCCTGATTTGCCCAAAAAATTCGGCCACCGCCCCACACACGATTGCACGGATTTATTTCAGGAATTTCTCGACGCCTGCAAAAGCACCGACACGTGCATTGAGCTAAACACCGCCGGCCTTCGCAAAGATTGCGCTGAGATTTATCCGAGCTTGGATTTTCTGAAACTCGCGCGCGCGGCTGACATTCAAATCACCTTCGGCGCGGACGCCCACGCGCCGCACGAAGTGGGGATGAATTTGGAGGATGCGATGGAGTTGGCGAGGACGGCGGGGTTTGATGAATGTTGCCGTTTTGTCGGGCGTGAAAAAAGTGTGGTGGAGATTTGA